In Nocardia yunnanensis, one DNA window encodes the following:
- a CDS encoding helix-turn-helix domain-containing protein, with protein MRSSGSGYDDAMLWDIASPTRPSRLPSVTMAGFGDRGRTPPELRLIPHPAVTILLVFGGTVGVRDPAGRRHVGSVVIGPGFGDVLRAVEVAAYDCVQVRLSPIVAHSVLGPAATEIGAAVVALDDLIGAAGQRLCEQLDELDDWNERFAWTEEWLARRCSTGSGVHPELTWAWQRMTVGRGLIRIEELAAELGWSRKRLWSRFHSQLGLPPKRAATLIRFDHAVHRLVVGQSPAAVAADYGYSDQAHLHREIRAFTGLTPAAVVDEPFLAVDDRAWGWPGRPSPAGPAR; from the coding sequence ATGAGGTCCAGCGGGTCCGGCTACGACGATGCGATGCTGTGGGACATCGCGAGTCCGACCCGGCCGAGCCGGCTCCCCAGCGTGACCATGGCCGGATTCGGCGACCGTGGCCGCACCCCGCCCGAACTGCGGCTGATCCCGCATCCGGCGGTGACGATCCTGCTGGTGTTCGGTGGGACCGTCGGGGTACGAGACCCGGCGGGGCGCAGGCACGTGGGCAGTGTGGTGATCGGGCCCGGATTCGGGGACGTGCTGCGGGCGGTGGAGGTAGCGGCTTACGACTGCGTGCAGGTGCGGCTGTCACCGATCGTCGCGCACTCGGTGCTGGGTCCGGCCGCCACCGAGATCGGAGCGGCGGTCGTGGCGCTCGATGATCTGATAGGCGCTGCGGGACAACGGCTTTGCGAACAACTCGACGAGCTGGACGACTGGAACGAGCGGTTCGCCTGGACCGAGGAGTGGCTGGCCCGGCGCTGCTCAACCGGATCCGGCGTGCACCCGGAGCTGACCTGGGCGTGGCAACGGATGACCGTCGGGCGCGGCCTGATCCGGATCGAGGAACTGGCCGCCGAACTCGGCTGGAGCCGCAAACGGTTGTGGTCGCGATTCCACTCCCAACTCGGCCTGCCGCCCAAGCGGGCCGCCACGCTGATTCGCTTCGACCACGCCGTTCATCGGCTGGTCGTCGGACAGTCTCCGGCCGCCGTCGCCGCCGACTACGGGTACAGCGATCAGGCGCATCTGCATCGGGAGATCAGGGCATTCACCGGATTGACTCCCGCCGCCGTCGTGGACGAACCTTTCCTCGCGGTCGACGACCGTGCCTGGGGCTGGCCGGGGCGGCCGAGCCCGGCCGGTCCGGCAAGATGA
- a CDS encoding aminotransferase class I/II-fold pyridoxal phosphate-dependent enzyme, producing MNPLLVERLRPYSASVFEEISRLATAHDAVDLGQGFPDYEGPAAMLELARAAISGGMNHYSSSKGQAALREAIVAERAARLGCRYDAADEVLVTAGATEALTAAMLALVEPGADVVLIEPYYDSYAAAVAMAGAIPRTVAMVPDGDGFTLDLDELHRAITPRTRLLVVNSPHNPTGSLLRPADLRLIAELARAHDFLIVSDEVYEHLVFDTPHLSIATLPGMRERTVVVSSPAKTFHVTGWRIGWALGPTALIHAIHAAKQYLSFVSPAPFQPAVAHALLHEQHWAATNRAALRRKHDLLATALTALGLPVKRSAGGYFVCADVGSDGTAFCRTLPARAGVAAIPVAALAARPHWNTLVRFAYCKRDDTLHEAIARLAESL from the coding sequence ATGAACCCCCTGCTGGTCGAACGGCTCCGGCCCTACAGCGCGTCGGTCTTCGAGGAGATCTCCCGGCTCGCGACCGCCCACGACGCGGTCGATCTGGGGCAGGGCTTCCCCGACTACGAGGGCCCCGCCGCCATGCTCGAACTGGCCCGCGCCGCGATTTCCGGTGGCATGAACCACTATTCGTCCTCGAAGGGGCAGGCCGCCCTGCGCGAGGCCATCGTCGCCGAGCGCGCGGCTCGCCTCGGTTGCCGCTACGACGCCGCCGACGAGGTGCTGGTGACCGCCGGCGCCACCGAGGCGCTGACCGCGGCCATGCTGGCCCTGGTGGAGCCGGGCGCGGACGTCGTGCTGATCGAACCGTATTACGACTCCTACGCCGCCGCCGTCGCCATGGCGGGTGCGATCCCGCGCACGGTGGCCATGGTCCCCGACGGCGACGGCTTCACCCTCGATCTGGACGAACTGCACCGCGCCATCACCCCGCGCACCCGCCTGCTCGTCGTCAACTCGCCGCACAACCCGACCGGGTCCCTGCTGCGCCCGGCCGATCTGCGCCTGATCGCGGAACTCGCTCGCGCACACGACTTCCTGATCGTCTCCGACGAGGTCTACGAACATCTCGTCTTCGACACCCCGCACCTGTCGATCGCGACCCTGCCCGGGATGCGCGAGCGCACCGTCGTCGTCTCCAGCCCCGCCAAGACCTTCCACGTGACCGGCTGGCGCATCGGCTGGGCGCTGGGCCCCACCGCCCTGATCCACGCCATCCACGCCGCCAAGCAGTACCTCTCCTTCGTCTCCCCGGCCCCCTTCCAGCCCGCCGTCGCCCACGCCCTGCTCCACGAACAGCACTGGGCCGCAACCAATCGCGCCGCCCTGCGTCGTAAACACGACCTGCTCGCCACCGCCCTCACCGCGCTCGGCCTTCCCGTGAAGCGCAGCGCCGGAGGCTATTTCGTCTGCGCCGACGTCGGCTCCGACGGCACCGCCTTCTGCCGCACCCTCCCCGCCCGCGCCGGCGTGGCCGCCATCCCGGTCGCCGCCCTCGCCGCGCGCCCCCACTGGAACACCCTCGTTCGTTTCGCCTACTGCAAACGCGACGACACCCTGCACGAGGCCATCGCCCGCCTCGCCGAATCCCTCTGA
- a CDS encoding ABC transporter ATP-binding protein gives MLEVVRLLRRFGEKTAVNEVSFTVPDGTLTGFVGGNGAGKTTTMRMIMGVLGIHGGEVRWGDHAVTAADRRRFGYMPEERGLYPKQPIVDQLVYLARLRGMSAAAATSRADALLERFELSGRRKDKLESLSLGNQQRVQIAAAVIAEPVALVLDEPFSGLDPVAVDSMAALLKEYAAQGVPILFSSHQLDLVERLCDRLIILADGRVVAQGSAAELTETGAHRHRLVLGGDAQWLREFPGVTVLEIDGGTAIVELIATTTDALLAEALSRGSVRELAEVRSSVSDIYREAVA, from the coding sequence ATGCTGGAAGTGGTACGGCTGTTACGCCGGTTCGGTGAGAAGACGGCGGTGAACGAGGTGTCGTTCACGGTGCCGGACGGGACATTGACCGGGTTCGTGGGCGGCAATGGCGCGGGCAAGACCACCACCATGCGAATGATCATGGGGGTGTTGGGGATTCACGGGGGCGAGGTGCGGTGGGGTGACCATGCCGTCACCGCGGCGGATCGGCGGCGGTTCGGGTACATGCCCGAGGAGCGCGGGCTGTATCCGAAGCAGCCGATCGTGGATCAGCTGGTTTATCTGGCGCGGTTGCGCGGAATGAGTGCTGCCGCAGCGACTTCGCGCGCCGATGCGCTGCTGGAGCGTTTCGAGTTGAGCGGGCGGCGCAAGGACAAGCTGGAGTCGTTGTCGCTGGGTAATCAGCAGCGGGTGCAGATCGCGGCGGCCGTGATCGCCGAGCCGGTGGCGCTGGTGCTGGACGAACCGTTCTCCGGGTTGGACCCGGTGGCGGTGGATTCCATGGCCGCGCTGCTGAAGGAGTATGCGGCGCAAGGGGTTCCGATCCTGTTCTCCTCGCATCAGCTGGATCTGGTGGAACGGCTGTGCGATCGGCTGATCATTCTGGCCGACGGGCGGGTGGTGGCGCAGGGGTCGGCGGCGGAGCTGACCGAGACCGGGGCGCACCGGCATCGGCTGGTGCTGGGCGGAGACGCGCAGTGGCTGCGGGAGTTCCCCGGGGTCACCGTGCTCGAGATCGACGGGGGGACGGCGATCGTGGAGTTGATCGCGACGACCACCGACGCACTGCTGGCCGAGGCGCTGAGCCGGGGATCGGTGCGCGAACTGGCCGAGGTGCGGTCCTCGGTGTCGGACATCTACCGGGAGGCGGTCGCATGA
- a CDS encoding acyl-CoA dehydrogenase family protein, whose product MYQWSDEDLMFRDVLRGFIDKEIKPYVEELEFGALPPFDIIRKLYATFGLDELAREGLAKAFAKEEGGAEGKAGKGSGFSGAGSMGVILNSELAGVSLGLVASMGVSLGLTAGTIRSRGTLAQKKRWLPELVTFEKVGAWAITEPDSGSDAFGGMKSYVRRDGADYILNGRKTFITNGPYADVTVVYAKLDEEDGTDRRDRKVLAFVLDRGMPGFTQGKPFKKMGMNSSPTGELFFDNVRLTPDRLLGETENPAKGDGKDSAKESFAAERIGIASLALGIINECHRLCVDYAKSRKLWGREIAQFQLIQLKLAEMEIARINVQNMVFNAIERTAAGERVSLAEASAMKLYSSRAATEVAMEAVQLFGGNGYMAEYKVEQLARDAKSLMIYAGSNEIQVTHIAKGLLGA is encoded by the coding sequence ATGTACCAGTGGTCCGATGAAGATCTGATGTTCCGTGATGTGCTGCGGGGATTCATCGACAAGGAGATCAAGCCGTACGTCGAGGAGCTGGAGTTCGGGGCGCTGCCGCCGTTCGACATCATTCGCAAGCTGTACGCCACCTTCGGGCTGGACGAGCTGGCGCGCGAGGGGCTGGCGAAGGCGTTCGCCAAGGAGGAAGGCGGGGCGGAAGGCAAGGCGGGCAAGGGGAGTGGGTTCAGCGGGGCCGGCAGCATGGGGGTGATCCTCAACAGCGAGCTGGCGGGGGTGAGCCTCGGGCTGGTGGCGTCGATGGGGGTGAGCCTCGGGTTGACGGCCGGCACCATTCGCAGTCGCGGCACGCTGGCGCAGAAGAAGCGGTGGCTGCCGGAGCTGGTCACGTTCGAGAAGGTCGGCGCGTGGGCGATCACCGAACCCGATTCGGGCTCCGACGCTTTCGGCGGCATGAAATCGTATGTCCGCCGCGACGGCGCGGACTACATCCTCAACGGCCGCAAGACCTTCATCACCAACGGCCCGTACGCCGACGTCACCGTCGTCTACGCCAAACTCGACGAGGAGGACGGCACGGATCGCCGCGACCGCAAGGTGCTGGCCTTCGTCCTGGACCGGGGCATGCCGGGATTCACCCAGGGCAAGCCGTTCAAGAAAATGGGCATGAACTCCTCGCCCACCGGTGAACTGTTCTTCGACAATGTCCGCCTCACCCCCGACCGGCTGCTCGGCGAGACCGAGAATCCGGCCAAGGGTGATGGAAAGGACAGCGCCAAGGAATCTTTCGCCGCCGAGCGCATCGGCATCGCCTCCCTGGCGCTGGGCATCATCAACGAATGTCACCGGCTCTGTGTGGATTACGCGAAATCGCGCAAACTCTGGGGCCGCGAGATCGCGCAGTTCCAGCTCATCCAGCTCAAGCTGGCCGAGATGGAGATCGCGCGAATCAATGTGCAGAACATGGTGTTCAACGCCATCGAGCGCACCGCGGCGGGGGAGCGGGTGTCGCTGGCCGAGGCGTCGGCCATGAAGCTGTACTCCTCGCGCGCCGCCACCGAGGTCGCCATGGAGGCGGTGCAGCTCTTCGGCGGCAACGGCTACATGGCCGAGTACAAGGTCGAGCAGCTCGCCCGCGACGCCAAGTCCCTGATGATCTACGCGGGCAGCAATGAGATCCAGGTGACCCATATCGCGAAGGGCCTGCTCGGCGCGTGA
- a CDS encoding class I SAM-dependent methyltransferase → MTEKTQAALSGVPETALWTLRNRAEEALRGDSPFADREAIRLYRALGGEDFERFGPPSQVHALRAMVIDEVVSGFLADHPAGPVVALGEGLQTTYWRLGQPAAAWFSVDLPEMVAAQQRLLPPAPAITRLACSVLDRSWLAEVPSGPAVITAEGLFMYLPPAEIPRLIADLARHFPGGVLVYDSIPYLFSALTVRGRIRLSPTYTAPPMPTSQSLRQARRLPALIPGVRSAEDLVPPPGRGRWASPFLRFASNTPIGRALRPSLTLLRF, encoded by the coding sequence ATGACCGAGAAGACCCAGGCCGCGTTGAGTGGCGTTCCGGAAACCGCGCTGTGGACGTTGCGCAATCGCGCCGAAGAGGCCTTGCGGGGAGATTCCCCTTTCGCCGATAGGGAGGCGATCCGGCTCTATCGTGCTTTGGGGGGTGAGGATTTCGAGCGTTTCGGGCCGCCGAGTCAGGTGCACGCATTGCGGGCGATGGTGATCGACGAGGTCGTCTCCGGCTTCCTCGCGGACCACCCCGCCGGACCCGTGGTGGCCTTGGGGGAGGGCCTGCAGACCACCTATTGGCGTCTGGGGCAACCTGCGGCCGCCTGGTTCTCCGTCGATCTCCCGGAAATGGTTGCGGCGCAACAGCGTCTGCTTCCGCCCGCCCCGGCCATCACCCGCCTGGCCTGTTCGGTGCTGGATCGCTCCTGGCTGGCCGAAGTCCCCTCCGGCCCGGCGGTCATCACCGCCGAGGGGCTGTTCATGTACCTGCCGCCCGCCGAGATCCCGCGCCTGATCGCCGATCTCGCCCGCCACTTCCCGGGCGGCGTCCTGGTCTACGACTCCATCCCCTATCTCTTCAGTGCTCTCACCGTGCGCGGCCGAATCCGCCTGAGCCCCACCTACACCGCCCCGCCCATGCCCACCAGCCAATCCCTGCGCCAGGCCCGCCGCCTTCCCGCCCTGATCCCCGGCGTCCGCAGCGCCGAGGACCTGGTCCCGCCTCCGGGCCGAGGCCGCTGGGCCTCTCCCTTCCTGCGCTTCGCGTCCAACACCCCGATCGGCCGGGCCTTGCGCCCCTCCCTGACCCTGCTGCGTTTCTAG
- the prpD gene encoding 2-methylcitrate dehydratase PrpD, translating to MKNHLVRTHRSAERFPREEHLAWRIAEVAADAVAVEPRTEQMIVNRIIDNAAVAVAALTRRPVANARAQALAHPYRPGATVFGAPGRFSPEWAAWANGVAVRELDFHDTFLAAEYSHPGDNIPPILAVAQHAGRGGRDLIRGLATGYEIQVDLVRGICLHEHKIDHVAHLGPSAAAGIGALLGLDTETIYQAIGQALHTTTATRQSRKGEISSWKAYAPAFAGKMAVEAVDRALRGEGAPAPIWEGEDGVIARLLGGPDAEYVVPLPSPGEPKRAILDTYTKEHSAEYQSQAPIDLARRMRERIGDLDQIASIVLHTSHHTHHVIGTGSGDPQKFDPHASRETLDHSVMYIFAVALQDGGWHHERSYAPERARRPDTVALWRKISTAEDPEWTRRYHSTDPAEKAFGARAEITLRSGEVIVDELAVADAHPLGARPFTREHYLAKFRTLAEGVVAPAEQDRFLEVAQRTGELSADELSELSVTVAPDVLDRAPRSPQGLFR from the coding sequence ATGAAGAATCATCTCGTCCGAACCCATCGCTCCGCCGAGCGCTTCCCCCGGGAGGAACATCTGGCGTGGCGCATCGCCGAGGTCGCCGCGGACGCCGTCGCGGTCGAGCCGCGCACCGAGCAGATGATCGTCAACCGGATCATCGACAATGCCGCGGTCGCCGTCGCCGCCCTGACTCGCCGCCCGGTCGCCAATGCCCGCGCCCAGGCGCTGGCGCACCCGTATCGGCCGGGCGCGACCGTTTTCGGTGCGCCGGGCCGTTTCTCGCCGGAGTGGGCGGCCTGGGCCAACGGTGTCGCGGTGCGCGAACTCGATTTCCACGACACCTTCCTGGCCGCGGAGTACTCGCATCCGGGCGACAATATCCCGCCGATCCTGGCGGTCGCCCAGCACGCCGGGCGCGGCGGCCGCGACCTGATCCGCGGTCTGGCAACGGGTTACGAGATCCAGGTCGATCTCGTACGCGGGATCTGCCTGCACGAGCACAAGATCGATCACGTCGCCCACCTGGGCCCGTCCGCGGCGGCCGGCATCGGCGCCCTGCTGGGCCTGGACACCGAGACCATCTACCAGGCCATCGGTCAGGCCCTGCACACCACCACCGCCACCCGGCAGTCCCGCAAGGGCGAGATCTCCAGCTGGAAGGCCTACGCCCCGGCCTTCGCCGGAAAAATGGCCGTGGAGGCCGTGGATCGCGCCCTGCGCGGCGAGGGCGCACCGGCCCCCATCTGGGAGGGCGAGGACGGCGTGATCGCCCGGCTGCTCGGCGGCCCGGACGCGGAATACGTTGTCCCGCTGCCGAGTCCGGGCGAACCCAAGCGCGCCATCCTCGACACCTACACCAAGGAGCATTCCGCCGAATACCAGAGCCAGGCCCCGATCGATCTGGCGCGGCGCATGCGCGAGCGAATCGGCGACCTCGACCAGATCGCCTCGATCGTGCTGCACACCAGCCACCACACCCACCACGTGATCGGCACCGGCTCCGGCGATCCGCAGAAGTTCGACCCGCACGCCTCCCGCGAAACCCTCGACCACTCGGTCATGTACATCTTCGCGGTCGCGCTGCAGGACGGCGGCTGGCATCACGAGCGGTCCTACGCCCCCGAGCGGGCGCGCCGCCCCGACACCGTCGCACTGTGGCGCAAGATCTCCACCGCCGAGGATCCGGAGTGGACCCGCCGCTATCACTCGACCGACCCGGCCGAGAAGGCGTTCGGCGCGCGCGCCGAAATCACCTTGCGCAGTGGCGAAGTGATCGTCGACGAGCTCGCCGTCGCCGACGCCCATCCGCTGGGCGCGCGCCCGTTCACCCGCGAGCACTACCTCGCCAAATTCCGCACCCTCGCCGAGGGCGTCGTCGCGCCCGCCGAACAGGACCGCTTCCTCGAGGTGGCCCAGCGCACCGGCGAACTGTCCGCCGACGAGCTGTCGGAGCTGAGTGTCACCGTCGCACCGGACGTGCTCGATCGCGCGCCCCGCTCGCCGCAGGGACTGTTCCGATGA
- the metE gene encoding 5-methyltetrahydropteroyltriglutamate--homocysteine S-methyltransferase — translation MLNPDDTFTATVLGLPRIGPNRELKRAIEAYWAGRLDADGLHEVARQSRTAQLTAARAAGLDSVPVGTFSYYDQMLDTAVLLGALPERVAAITGELDRYFAAARGTARVAPLEMTKWFDTNYHYLVPELAAATTFSLHPEKPLAELKEALALGIPARPVIIGPITFLKLAKSLDGSDLLERLPDLLPLYEQLLGLLAAAGARWVQIDEPSLVTDLTVAELSAVRTTYQRLSEVAVRPSILVATYFGSLGGTLPALAATAIEGIAVDFVTGGDVDAAAARSITSKLIVAGVVDGHNVWRTDPDRALPRLTALRDAGVPVAVSSSCSLLHVPYSLGPETDLDERLRGWLAFGAEKIAEIVVLAGALTAGEQSVAAELDIARTAVRDRAADPRLHVRAVRERLAALDAADVRRTPAAERRVRQQERLHLPMLPTTTIGSYPQTGRIRIARAQLRHGEIDQAEYDARMRAEIAEVIALQEDIGLDVLVHGEPERNDMVQYFAEQLDGFATTSNGWVQSYGTRCVRPPIVYGDVVRPAVMTVDWIACAQSLTAKPVKGMLTGPVTILAWSFVRDDQPPADTARQIALAIRDETIDLEAAGVAIVQVDEPALRELLPLRKADQAAYLDWAVEAFRLATSGVADTTQIHTHLCYSEFGEVIGAIAGLDADVTSLEAARSHMEVLDDLNAAGFELGVGPGVYDIHSPRVPDADEIENSLAQALKAVPAERLWVNPDCGLKTRRTEEVTAALRNMVAAAAALR, via the coding sequence ATGTTGAACCCTGACGACACCTTCACCGCCACGGTGCTCGGGCTGCCGCGGATCGGCCCGAACCGGGAGCTCAAGCGCGCGATCGAGGCGTACTGGGCGGGCCGTCTCGACGCCGACGGCCTGCACGAGGTCGCCCGGCAGTCGCGGACCGCGCAACTGACCGCCGCCCGCGCCGCCGGGCTGGATTCGGTTCCGGTGGGCACCTTCTCGTACTACGACCAGATGCTCGACACCGCGGTCCTGCTGGGCGCGCTGCCCGAACGGGTCGCCGCGATCACCGGCGAGCTGGACCGCTATTTCGCCGCCGCGCGCGGCACCGCGCGGGTCGCGCCGCTCGAGATGACCAAGTGGTTCGACACCAACTACCACTATCTGGTGCCCGAACTGGCGGCGGCGACCACCTTCTCGCTGCATCCGGAGAAACCGCTCGCCGAGCTGAAAGAGGCACTGGCGCTGGGCATTCCGGCCCGCCCGGTGATCATCGGCCCGATCACCTTCCTGAAGCTGGCCAAATCGCTGGACGGCAGCGACCTGCTCGAGCGCCTGCCGGATCTGCTGCCGCTCTACGAACAACTGCTGGGCCTGCTCGCCGCCGCGGGCGCGCGCTGGGTGCAGATCGACGAACCGTCGCTGGTCACCGATCTGACCGTCGCCGAGCTGAGCGCGGTGCGCACCACCTACCAGCGGCTGTCGGAAGTCGCTGTCCGGCCGTCGATTCTGGTCGCGACCTACTTCGGCAGCCTGGGCGGCACCCTGCCCGCGCTGGCCGCCACCGCGATCGAGGGCATCGCCGTCGACTTCGTGACCGGCGGGGACGTGGATGCGGCTGCGGCGCGGTCGATCACGAGCAAGCTGATCGTGGCGGGCGTGGTCGACGGCCACAATGTATGGCGCACCGACCCGGACCGGGCGCTGCCGCGACTGACCGCGCTGCGCGACGCGGGCGTGCCCGTGGCGGTATCGAGTTCCTGCTCGCTGCTGCACGTCCCGTACAGCCTGGGCCCGGAAACCGACCTCGACGAACGCCTGCGCGGCTGGCTGGCCTTCGGCGCCGAGAAGATCGCCGAAATCGTGGTGCTGGCAGGCGCTCTCACCGCCGGCGAGCAGTCCGTGGCCGCCGAACTCGACATCGCCCGCACCGCCGTGCGCGACCGCGCCGCCGATCCTCGCTTGCACGTGCGGGCGGTGCGCGAGCGCCTGGCCGCCCTGGACGCCGCCGACGTGCGCCGCACCCCGGCCGCCGAACGCCGTGTGCGGCAACAGGAACGGCTGCACCTGCCGATGTTGCCGACCACCACCATCGGCTCCTACCCGCAGACCGGCCGCATCCGCATCGCCCGCGCCCAGCTGCGCCACGGCGAGATCGATCAGGCCGAGTACGACGCCCGCATGCGCGCCGAGATCGCGGAAGTCATTGCGCTGCAGGAGGACATCGGCCTGGACGTGCTCGTGCACGGCGAGCCGGAGCGCAACGACATGGTGCAGTACTTCGCCGAGCAGCTCGACGGTTTCGCGACCACGAGCAACGGCTGGGTGCAGTCCTACGGCACCCGCTGCGTGCGGCCGCCCATCGTGTACGGCGATGTGGTGCGGCCGGCGGTGATGACCGTCGACTGGATCGCCTGCGCGCAGTCGCTGACCGCCAAGCCGGTCAAGGGCATGCTCACCGGCCCGGTCACCATCCTGGCCTGGTCGTTCGTCCGCGACGACCAGCCGCCGGCCGACACCGCGCGCCAAATCGCCCTCGCCATCCGCGACGAGACGATCGATCTGGAGGCCGCCGGCGTCGCCATCGTCCAGGTCGACGAGCCCGCATTGCGCGAGCTGCTGCCGCTGCGCAAGGCCGACCAGGCCGCCTACCTCGACTGGGCGGTCGAGGCGTTCCGGCTGGCGACCTCCGGCGTCGCCGACACCACCCAGATCCACACCCACCTGTGCTATTCGGAGTTCGGTGAGGTGATCGGAGCCATCGCGGGTCTGGACGCCGACGTCACCTCGCTCGAGGCCGCGCGCTCGCATATGGAGGTGCTCGACGACCTCAATGCCGCGGGCTTCGAGCTGGGCGTGGGACCGGGCGTCTACGACATCCACTCGCCCCGCGTCCCCGACGCGGACGAGATCGAGAATTCGCTGGCCCAGGCTCTGAAAGCCGTTCCCGCCGAACGGCTCTGGGTCAACCCGGACTGCGGCTTGAAAACCCGGCGCACCGAGGAGGTGACCGCGGCCCTGCGCAACATGGTCGCCGCGGCCGCGGCCCTGCGCTGA
- a CDS encoding ABC transporter permease, with protein sequence MSSTHDNPAASDAAPRGVWRLVAQREISVKLRDRNFLISTAVTILAIVASLGISGFLSGRTETIDLAVTGPNAGQVVELAGTLAHTANAKVDFVAHEVPDGAAVEDKVRSGSVKAGLAPDQKGWRLIEKTAKNDKADTYLSAAAQQLAIQQNAAAAGVSTQQLARGGTLTEALLEPNAIDPGLAKAAGFVFAFLFYLSSVLFGLSIAQSVVEEKQNRIVEILASAIPLRQLLIGKVLGNAAMALGQLVLFVGAGLIGLAAIGKGDQVAQIGGAAGWFVVFFVVGFLALASLWAVAGALATRTEDLQSTSTPLTMLIMIVLFAGIFLSGTALRVGSYIPLASVVAMPGRLAAGTASWWEPVIALVIMAAVAYGIVVVAEKIYRRSLMQTQGRLTIRQALALED encoded by the coding sequence ATGAGCAGCACCCACGACAACCCGGCCGCGAGCGATGCGGCGCCGCGTGGCGTGTGGCGGCTGGTGGCGCAACGCGAGATCTCGGTGAAGCTGCGCGACCGCAACTTCCTCATCTCCACCGCGGTGACCATTCTCGCCATCGTCGCCTCGCTGGGAATCAGCGGATTCCTCAGCGGCCGCACCGAAACCATCGATCTCGCGGTCACCGGACCTAACGCGGGTCAGGTGGTCGAGCTGGCCGGCACGCTGGCCCACACCGCCAATGCCAAGGTCGATTTCGTCGCCCACGAGGTGCCCGACGGCGCGGCCGTCGAGGACAAGGTGCGTTCGGGCAGTGTGAAGGCGGGCCTGGCGCCGGATCAGAAGGGCTGGCGACTGATCGAGAAGACCGCCAAGAACGACAAGGCCGACACCTACCTGTCGGCGGCCGCGCAGCAGCTGGCGATTCAGCAGAACGCCGCGGCCGCGGGCGTTTCCACCCAGCAGCTGGCGCGCGGCGGCACCCTCACCGAGGCCCTGCTCGAACCGAACGCGATCGATCCGGGTCTGGCCAAGGCGGCGGGATTCGTGTTCGCGTTCCTGTTCTATCTGTCCTCGGTGCTGTTCGGGCTGTCGATCGCGCAGAGTGTGGTGGAGGAGAAGCAGAACCGCATCGTCGAAATCCTCGCCAGCGCGATTCCCCTGCGCCAGTTGCTGATCGGCAAGGTGCTCGGCAATGCCGCCATGGCGCTTGGGCAGCTGGTGTTGTTCGTCGGCGCCGGGCTGATCGGGCTGGCCGCCATCGGCAAGGGCGATCAGGTGGCGCAGATCGGCGGGGCGGCAGGCTGGTTCGTGGTGTTCTTCGTGGTCGGGTTCCTGGCGCTGGCGAGTTTGTGGGCGGTGGCCGGAGCGCTGGCCACCCGCACCGAGGATCTGCAGTCCACCTCGACACCGTTGACCATGCTGATCATGATCGTGCTGTTCGCGGGAATCTTCCTGTCCGGCACGGCGCTTCGCGTCGGGTCCTATATTCCGCTGGCGTCGGTGGTGGCTATGCCGGGACGGCTCGCCGCGGGCACCGCCTCCTGGTGGGAGCCGGTGATCGCGCTGGTGATCATGGCGGCCGTCGCCTACGGCATCGTGGTCGTCGCCGAGAAGATCTACCGGCGTTCGCTCATGCAGACGCAGGGGCGGCTCACCATCCGCCAAGCCCTCGCCCTCGAGGACTGA